The following proteins come from a genomic window of Pseudomonas sp. J452:
- a CDS encoding LysM peptidoglycan-binding domain-containing protein yields MARVRQLLLTLASGSALYSGMVPALGLGEISLHSALNQPLEAEIELLQIGDLNSDEIKVRLASAEDFSRSGVDRFVFLNDLRFTPILRGGQSMIRVESSKPVREPYLNFIVEVQRPGGSLLREYTLLIDPPGSSAYNPVASTTEMPRYTEPAAVAPVARTPAPRAAAPARPLPAVAEGQRYQVQRGDSLWSIAGRLREAGSEASRQTLMSDIHALNPSAFIAGDRDRLRLAAELRLPVSAVPNWIAPTPAQPVSATEPAAEPFVESAAEAPVQSAAQSVPEPAASLAPVSEEANEIAQIEAAQLQVDQQLASESAANQQLQASIGELQAQLAQLQAQMSEKDRQLASIRAELEQQRQAPSEPAEAAPSAQEQMAPAVMAPRSEAAAQSDSGSLPFWLSAGGLCLVLIGGMWLLRRKTTGPAPQPYRQPRVHVQPTIKAPTMQERRPAAAFATAQAPGAAAPVRAASVPADPLEGVNIYIAYGHFGEALVALRKAVEQEPQRIDLRLRLFEVLGELGDASGFFAQEQQLLDMGASHVQVDQIRVRYASLQRPTQADELAAVLPLDEVLEPVPAAQPAQDDFQLNLDDLSLDADWDLVSPFKNEAPPRAKVASADALDPSFRSDLRELPEVFELTVDKDGLSPFGDMPMPEGAGDEVLQEEFVDAFSREEPQRRADKPLESNLEHLAGNREHLAQLNMALAYIEQGNLGAACDILNALIDEGDDQEKARARELLARIA; encoded by the coding sequence ATGGCTCGGGTACGTCAACTTCTATTGACCCTGGCATCGGGCTCAGCGCTCTATTCCGGTATGGTTCCAGCCCTCGGTCTGGGCGAGATCAGCTTGCACTCGGCGCTTAACCAGCCACTGGAGGCCGAGATCGAGTTGCTGCAGATCGGCGATCTGAACTCCGATGAGATCAAGGTGCGCCTGGCCTCAGCCGAAGACTTCAGCCGCTCCGGCGTCGACCGCTTCGTGTTCCTCAATGATCTGCGCTTCACCCCGATTCTGCGCGGTGGGCAGAGCATGATCCGCGTGGAGTCGAGCAAACCGGTGCGCGAGCCGTATCTCAATTTCATCGTCGAAGTGCAGCGCCCAGGCGGCAGCCTGCTGCGTGAATACACCTTGCTCATCGACCCGCCAGGCTCATCGGCCTATAACCCGGTGGCCAGTACTACAGAGATGCCGCGTTACACCGAGCCTGCTGCTGTCGCCCCGGTGGCTCGGACGCCAGCCCCGCGTGCGGCGGCACCAGCCCGGCCGCTGCCGGCAGTGGCAGAGGGGCAGCGCTATCAGGTGCAACGTGGCGATAGCCTGTGGAGCATTGCCGGGCGTCTGCGCGAAGCCGGTAGCGAGGCGTCGCGGCAGACCCTGATGAGTGATATCCATGCCTTGAACCCCAGTGCTTTCATCGCCGGAGACCGCGATCGCCTGCGTCTGGCGGCCGAGCTGCGGTTGCCGGTAAGCGCCGTACCTAACTGGATTGCCCCGACTCCAGCACAACCGGTGTCTGCCACCGAGCCAGCCGCTGAACCCTTCGTCGAGTCGGCTGCCGAAGCACCAGTTCAATCTGCCGCACAGTCAGTGCCCGAGCCGGCCGCAAGCCTTGCGCCGGTATCCGAAGAGGCTAATGAGATAGCGCAAATCGAAGCGGCGCAGCTGCAGGTGGATCAGCAACTGGCCAGCGAGAGCGCGGCGAATCAGCAGTTGCAAGCCTCCATCGGTGAGCTGCAGGCCCAGTTGGCACAACTGCAGGCGCAGATGAGCGAGAAGGATCGTCAGCTGGCCAGTATTCGCGCCGAGCTGGAGCAGCAGCGTCAGGCTCCCAGCGAGCCCGCGGAAGCTGCGCCAAGCGCACAGGAACAAATGGCTCCAGCTGTAATGGCGCCACGCAGTGAGGCGGCCGCTCAGTCGGACAGCGGTTCGTTGCCGTTCTGGCTCAGCGCGGGCGGTTTGTGCCTGGTACTGATCGGTGGCATGTGGTTACTGCGGCGCAAAACCACAGGGCCGGCGCCGCAACCCTATCGCCAGCCCCGCGTGCACGTGCAGCCGACTATCAAGGCTCCGACCATGCAGGAGCGGCGGCCTGCGGCGGCATTCGCGACTGCGCAAGCGCCGGGTGCTGCAGCGCCGGTACGGGCCGCCAGTGTCCCGGCCGACCCGCTCGAAGGCGTCAACATCTACATCGCCTATGGCCACTTTGGCGAAGCCCTGGTCGCGTTGCGCAAGGCAGTCGAACAGGAACCGCAGCGTATCGATCTGCGTCTGCGTCTGTTCGAGGTATTGGGCGAACTGGGAGATGCCAGTGGCTTCTTTGCCCAGGAGCAGCAGTTGCTGGATATGGGCGCCAGCCATGTACAGGTCGACCAGATCCGCGTGCGCTATGCCAGCCTGCAACGCCCGACGCAGGCGGACGAGCTGGCTGCCGTACTGCCCCTCGATGAAGTGCTGGAGCCGGTACCTGCTGCCCAGCCAGCGCAGGATGACTTCCAGCTCAACCTCGATGACCTGTCCCTGGATGCTGATTGGGATCTGGTCAGCCCGTTCAAGAACGAAGCACCGCCGCGGGCCAAGGTCGCCAGCGCAGATGCGCTCGATCCGTCGTTCCGCTCGGACCTGCGCGAGCTCCCCGAGGTGTTCGAGCTGACGGTCGACAAGGATGGCCTCAGTCCTTTCGGCGATATGCCGATGCCTGAGGGCGCGGGCGATGAGGTATTGCAGGAGGAATTCGTCGACGCGTTCTCGCGGGAGGAACCACAGAGACGTGCCGACAAGCCGCTGGAGTCCAATCTCGAGCATCTGGCCGGTAACCGTGAGCACCTGGCCCAGCTGAACATGGCCCTGGCCTATATCGAGCAGGGCAACCTGGGCGCGGCCTGCGACATTCTCAATGCCCTGATCGACGAGGGGGATGATCAGGAGAAGGCGAGGGCACGGGAGCTGTTGGCCCGGATCGCCTGA
- a CDS encoding SelT/SelW/SelH family protein codes for MSGKPEVTITYCTQCQWLLRAAWLAQELLSTFSDELGKVSLEPSTGGVFRIACDGVQLWERKADAGFPEAKVLKQRLRDLIDPARDLGHSDR; via the coding sequence ATGTCCGGCAAACCCGAAGTTACCATCACCTATTGCACCCAGTGCCAGTGGCTGCTGCGAGCCGCCTGGCTGGCCCAGGAACTGCTCAGCACCTTCAGCGACGAGCTCGGTAAGGTCAGCCTGGAGCCGAGCACCGGTGGCGTGTTCCGGATTGCCTGCGACGGCGTTCAGTTGTGGGAGCGCAAGGCCGATGCTGGTTTCCCCGAGGCCAAGGTGCTCAAGCAGCGCCTGCGCGATCTGATCGATCCTGCCCGCGACCTGGGCCACAGCGACCGCTGA
- a CDS encoding DMT family transporter: MQHRTALIALHLGALLFGLSGIFGKLALAAPVVIVFGRALFAVAALAPFARPSATQTRPSWQRRLALAGIGLLLGGHWWSFFIAVKVSGVAVATLGFASFPAFTVLLEGLLFKERVRRSEWAVVTLVCLGLVLVTPNFDFNDQATLGLGWAVLSGLLFALVSLSNRATTRDLNPAQAALWQNISILLCSLPFAWSLLPEVRALDWLWIGLLGVLCTALAHSLFVASLRTLNARSASLVFALEPVYGIVFAWWLFHEQPGLRMLCGGALIVLATLISARMSRHGPSVEDLG; encoded by the coding sequence ATGCAACACCGTACTGCACTAATCGCCCTGCATCTGGGCGCGCTGCTCTTCGGTCTGTCCGGCATTTTCGGCAAGCTGGCCCTGGCCGCTCCGGTGGTGATCGTCTTCGGGCGCGCATTGTTTGCCGTGGCCGCCCTCGCCCCGTTCGCCCGGCCCAGTGCCACGCAGACACGTCCCAGCTGGCAGCGCCGCTTGGCCCTGGCGGGCATCGGCCTGCTGCTGGGCGGGCACTGGTGGAGCTTTTTTATCGCGGTGAAAGTCTCCGGCGTGGCGGTCGCCACCCTGGGTTTCGCCAGCTTCCCGGCCTTCACCGTGCTGCTTGAAGGCCTGCTGTTCAAGGAGCGCGTGCGGCGCAGCGAATGGGCCGTGGTCACCCTGGTCTGCCTGGGCCTGGTGCTGGTCACGCCGAACTTCGACTTCAACGATCAAGCAACCCTGGGCCTCGGCTGGGCCGTACTGTCCGGCCTGCTGTTCGCCCTGGTCTCGTTGAGCAACCGCGCCACCACCCGCGACCTCAACCCGGCCCAGGCGGCGCTGTGGCAGAACATCAGCATCCTGCTGTGCAGCCTGCCTTTTGCCTGGAGCCTGCTGCCCGAGGTACGGGCGCTGGACTGGCTGTGGATCGGCCTGCTCGGTGTGCTCTGCACGGCCCTGGCACACAGCCTGTTCGTCGCCAGCCTGCGTACGCTCAACGCACGCAGTGCCTCACTGGTGTTCGCCCTGGAGCCGGTCTACGGCATCGTCTTCGCCTGGTGGCTGTTCCACGAGCAACCGGGGCTGCGCATGCTCTGTGGCGGCGCGCTGATCGTCCTGGCCACGCTGATCTCGGCGCGCATGAGCCGGCATGGTCCGAGCGTGGAAGACCTCGGTTGA
- a CDS encoding tRNA-binding protein has translation MHTIEWQDFERVELRVGTLLSASRNGKAVKPAYVLEVDLGEWGIKTSSAQLTAHYSAEQLIGRQVLCVCNFAPKRIAGIRSEILVTGVYDADGKVVLASFDHPLPNGARLA, from the coding sequence ATGCACACCATCGAATGGCAGGATTTTGAGCGCGTGGAACTGCGCGTCGGCACCCTGCTCAGCGCAAGCCGCAACGGAAAAGCCGTGAAACCCGCCTACGTCCTGGAAGTCGACCTTGGTGAATGGGGGATCAAGACCTCCAGCGCCCAGCTCACCGCGCACTACTCAGCCGAGCAACTGATTGGCCGCCAGGTGCTCTGCGTGTGCAACTTCGCGCCCAAGCGCATCGCCGGCATTCGCTCGGAGATCCTGGTTACCGGCGTCTACGACGCGGATGGCAAGGTGGTGCTGGCCAGCTTCGATCATCCCCTACCGAATGGCGCACGCCTGGCTTGA
- a CDS encoding AraC family transcriptional regulator, producing the protein MHPVLSLRHYRHEQIAHSHEHAQLVFGLSGCLDFEVAGQGCQVLSHSLAVVPPTAHHACASPAGSQCLVLDVPAEGWLQQRLGRHADAGRRLLDRPGRLLLNPAQSQLVNWLAASPINDDVIAQQGAALLLASLSSSEPLPSNGLPLAVLDAHIERHCAHPLQVADLARLCGLSAARFHARFLAETGQTPMEHVRNRRLQLGRELLLGSNLAVGEIAARVGYASQSAFTAALARQLGSTPRQLRREWRDKRRD; encoded by the coding sequence ATGCACCCGGTCTTATCCCTGCGCCACTACCGCCACGAACAGATCGCCCACAGCCACGAGCACGCCCAACTGGTGTTCGGCCTGAGCGGCTGCCTGGATTTCGAAGTGGCCGGCCAGGGTTGCCAGGTGCTCAGCCACAGCCTGGCAGTAGTGCCGCCAACGGCCCACCATGCCTGCGCCAGCCCAGCGGGCAGCCAGTGCCTGGTGCTCGATGTGCCGGCCGAGGGCTGGCTGCAGCAACGCCTGGGCCGGCATGCCGACGCTGGCCGGCGCCTGCTCGACCGCCCCGGCCGCCTGCTGCTCAACCCGGCGCAGAGCCAGCTGGTCAACTGGCTGGCGGCCAGCCCGATCAACGACGACGTCATCGCCCAACAAGGCGCGGCCCTGCTGCTCGCCAGCCTGAGCAGTAGCGAGCCCCTGCCCAGCAACGGTCTGCCGCTGGCGGTGCTCGACGCGCATATCGAACGCCACTGCGCCCACCCGCTGCAGGTGGCGGATCTGGCGCGCCTGTGCGGCCTATCAGCGGCGCGCTTCCATGCGCGCTTTCTCGCCGAGACCGGGCAGACACCCATGGAGCATGTGCGCAACCGCCGCCTGCAGCTGGGCCGTGAGTTGCTGCTCGGCAGCAACCTGGCCGTCGGCGAGATCGCCGCGCGGGTCGGCTACGCCTCGCAGAGCGCCTTCACCGCGGCCCTGGCACGCCAGTTGGGTAGTACGCCGCGCCAGTTGCGCCGCGAGTGGCGCGACAAACGCCGCGACTAG
- a CDS encoding UDP-2,3-diacylglucosamine diphosphatase: MSIAERSTPSRKQRVRTLWISDVHLGTRDCQAERLAEFLKRYQADKVYLVGDIIDGWKLRSGIYWPQAHTNVIRRLLTMSKRGTEVIYVTGNHDEFLRRYSTLILGNIQLVDEAEHLTADGRKLLVIHGDQFDVITRYHRWLAFLGDSAYEFTLTLNRWLNHWRERYGYGYWSLSAYLKHKVKTAVSFISDFEEAIAHECVKRGFDGVVCGHIHHAEIRKVGEVEYLNCGDWVESCTALIEHLDGSIELYRLAEAQAREAELAIGQVA; this comes from the coding sequence ATGAGCATCGCCGAGCGCAGCACACCCAGCCGCAAGCAACGAGTCCGCACCCTGTGGATTTCCGATGTGCACCTGGGCACCCGCGATTGCCAGGCCGAGCGCCTGGCGGAGTTCCTCAAGCGCTACCAGGCGGACAAGGTCTACCTGGTCGGTGACATCATCGATGGCTGGAAGCTGCGCAGCGGTATCTACTGGCCGCAGGCGCATACCAACGTGATCCGCCGCCTGCTGACCATGAGCAAGCGCGGCACCGAGGTGATCTACGTCACCGGCAACCATGACGAATTCCTGCGGCGTTACTCGACGCTGATCCTCGGCAATATCCAGCTGGTCGACGAGGCCGAGCACCTCACCGCCGACGGGCGCAAGCTGCTGGTGATCCACGGTGACCAGTTCGACGTGATCACCCGTTACCACCGCTGGCTGGCCTTCCTCGGCGACAGCGCCTACGAGTTCACCCTGACCCTCAATCGCTGGCTCAACCACTGGCGCGAGCGCTACGGCTACGGCTACTGGTCGCTGTCGGCCTACCTCAAGCACAAGGTCAAGACTGCGGTGAGCTTCATCAGCGACTTCGAGGAAGCGATCGCCCACGAATGCGTCAAGCGCGGCTTCGACGGCGTGGTCTGCGGGCACATCCACCACGCCGAGATCCGCAAAGTCGGTGAGGTGGAGTACCTCAACTGTGGTGACTGGGTGGAGTCCTGCACGGCGCTGATCGAGCACCTGGACGGCAGCATCGAGC